Proteins encoded by one window of Chloroflexi bacterium ADurb.Bin180:
- the glgE gene encoding Alpha-1,4-glucan:maltose-1-phosphate maltosyltransferase, giving the protein MPTEGYATMEFHVSRQARDLYSFDQSLFSLSGNVVLANFLAARNFAQKMNERRDLVHFPERAVRSGQINAMGLIDEILHYVVGLYRQQKNPAVMQQALQFLDSRLGQEEVERVLREFAAEFPPLTVYRRQVPLDDYLHGQTAGVPNRQLLLEELSLLWLANSNPAFSPYAELFDDASLEKETGYRSLIAALGQFFEQQPGFGPNNLPLIEMLREPAVAVPHSLTGQLEYIREKWGQLLGGLRFRLLSGLDLVAEEEKMRLWGGGGPGPGPILAYEFSTQQREEPEQYSPDKDWMPRAVLMAKSTYVWLDQLSKKYQRPVKRLDQIPDEELDTLARWGFTGLWLIGLWERSKASRRIKQLCGKADAVASAYSLLDYRIADDLGGEPAFENLRARARQRGLRLAGDMVPNHVGIDSPWVVEHPDWFIARDDCPFPSYTFNGEDLSSDGRVEIHLEDHYYDHTDAAVVFKRLDRASGHTTYIYHGNDGTSMPWNDTAQLNYLNPRVREAVIQTILHVAHRFPIIRFDAAMTLSKKHYQRLWFPEPGTGGAIPTRSEYALTRQQFDAAMPQEFWREVVDRVAQEAPDTLLLAEAFWLMEGYFVRTLGMHRVYNSAFMHMLKAEDNANYRTTIKNVLEFDPEILKRFVNFMNNPDEETAVAQFGKDDKYFGVCTMMVTMPGLPMFGHGQIEGFTEKYGMEYRRAYWDEQPDPHLLWRHERELFPLLHHRYLFAQVKDFYLYDFYAPQGHVNEDVFAYSNRAAGERALVVYHNRFASATGWIGKSVAYLDKASGNKVQKSLGEGLGLQNQDDYFCIFRDQVSGLEYVRSSRELHEKGLYVELGAYKRHVFLDWREVKDNEWHHYAHLAAYLDGRGVPSIDEALKETFLLPIHQAFKELANPTSFRRLRRARVSGTEKQVDKALIADIEHKVRELLRQASRFAGVADDSAALAGEMSRELQTILRLSAADSKPTPRGQRTWERDVLLRLDGEWEWYCLLGWWCVHSLGKIVTREGYEAQSRSWLDEWLLGKVLGGVLQDLGLEEKLAWRGVAVIKLATSHQRLLVSGEPDSPAPSARGGSARGYQVLTELLKDDEVQQFLGVNRYRDVLWFNKEAFEDLLWWLLLAAVVDLRSRTDAPGGQLALGHAHAAVARLLAEAEASGYQLEELLRRLQSEEPRAARRSARP; this is encoded by the coding sequence GTGCCGACAGAGGGATACGCCACGATGGAGTTCCACGTTTCACGCCAGGCTCGTGACCTCTACTCGTTTGATCAAAGCCTGTTCTCGTTGAGCGGCAACGTCGTGCTGGCCAATTTCCTCGCGGCACGCAACTTTGCGCAAAAGATGAACGAGCGGCGGGACCTGGTCCATTTTCCCGAGCGCGCGGTGCGTTCGGGCCAGATCAACGCCATGGGCCTGATTGACGAGATCCTGCACTATGTGGTGGGACTCTACCGCCAGCAGAAGAACCCCGCAGTTATGCAGCAGGCCCTCCAGTTCCTCGACAGCCGGCTGGGCCAAGAGGAGGTGGAGCGAGTGCTGCGCGAATTCGCTGCCGAGTTCCCTCCGCTGACCGTCTACCGGCGCCAGGTCCCGCTTGACGACTATTTGCACGGCCAAACTGCCGGCGTGCCCAACCGGCAGCTCTTGCTGGAGGAGCTGTCGCTGCTCTGGCTGGCCAACTCGAACCCTGCCTTCTCTCCTTATGCCGAGCTGTTTGACGACGCCTCCCTCGAAAAGGAAACTGGCTATCGCTCGCTCATCGCTGCCCTGGGCCAGTTCTTTGAGCAGCAGCCGGGCTTTGGTCCCAACAATCTCCCTCTCATCGAGATGCTGCGTGAGCCGGCAGTGGCCGTGCCGCACTCGCTCACGGGACAATTGGAGTACATTCGGGAAAAGTGGGGTCAGCTTCTCGGGGGGCTGCGGTTTCGCTTGCTGAGCGGACTGGACCTGGTGGCCGAGGAAGAAAAGATGCGCCTGTGGGGAGGAGGCGGTCCTGGACCGGGGCCGATCCTCGCCTACGAGTTCTCAACGCAGCAACGCGAAGAGCCGGAACAGTACAGCCCCGACAAGGACTGGATGCCCCGCGCGGTGCTGATGGCCAAGAGCACCTACGTATGGCTGGACCAGCTCTCGAAAAAGTACCAGCGGCCGGTGAAGCGCCTGGACCAGATACCCGATGAGGAGCTGGACACACTGGCCAGGTGGGGTTTCACCGGGCTGTGGCTGATCGGCCTGTGGGAACGGAGCAAAGCCTCGCGGCGCATCAAGCAACTGTGCGGCAAGGCCGATGCGGTCGCCTCAGCCTACTCGCTGCTGGATTATCGCATCGCCGACGACCTGGGCGGCGAGCCGGCCTTTGAGAACCTGCGCGCCAGGGCACGTCAGAGGGGGCTGCGCCTGGCAGGCGACATGGTACCCAACCACGTGGGGATTGACTCTCCCTGGGTGGTGGAGCACCCGGACTGGTTCATCGCCCGTGATGACTGCCCCTTCCCTTCCTACACGTTCAACGGAGAGGATCTCTCGTCTGATGGGCGAGTCGAGATCCATCTGGAGGATCACTACTACGACCATACCGATGCCGCGGTGGTATTCAAGCGGCTGGACAGAGCCAGCGGCCACACGACCTACATCTACCACGGCAACGATGGTACGAGCATGCCCTGGAACGATACGGCGCAGCTCAACTACCTGAATCCCCGGGTGCGCGAGGCGGTGATTCAGACCATACTCCACGTGGCGCACCGCTTCCCCATCATCCGCTTTGACGCGGCCATGACCTTGAGCAAGAAACACTACCAGCGACTGTGGTTCCCCGAGCCGGGCACGGGCGGCGCCATTCCCACTCGGTCAGAATATGCACTGACCCGCCAGCAGTTCGATGCAGCCATGCCGCAAGAGTTTTGGCGCGAAGTGGTGGACCGGGTCGCGCAGGAAGCTCCAGACACACTGCTGCTGGCCGAGGCCTTCTGGCTAATGGAAGGCTACTTTGTCCGCACACTGGGCATGCACCGCGTCTACAACAGTGCCTTCATGCACATGCTCAAAGCGGAAGACAACGCCAACTACCGCACCACGATCAAGAACGTGCTCGAGTTCGATCCGGAGATCCTCAAGCGGTTCGTCAACTTTATGAACAACCCGGATGAAGAGACGGCCGTTGCCCAGTTCGGCAAGGATGACAAGTACTTTGGCGTCTGCACGATGATGGTGACCATGCCGGGTCTGCCGATGTTCGGTCACGGCCAGATCGAGGGGTTCACCGAAAAGTACGGCATGGAGTACCGCCGTGCCTACTGGGACGAGCAGCCTGACCCGCACCTCTTGTGGCGGCACGAACGGGAGCTCTTCCCGCTGCTGCATCACCGCTACCTGTTCGCCCAGGTCAAGGACTTTTACCTCTATGACTTTTATGCCCCGCAGGGCCACGTCAATGAGGATGTCTTTGCTTACTCTAACCGTGCCGCCGGCGAGCGAGCGCTCGTGGTCTATCACAATCGCTTTGCCAGCGCGACGGGGTGGATCGGCAAGTCAGTGGCCTATCTCGACAAAGCCAGTGGCAACAAGGTGCAGAAGAGCCTGGGAGAGGGCCTCGGCCTGCAGAACCAGGACGACTACTTCTGCATCTTCCGCGACCAGGTCAGTGGGCTGGAATACGTTCGCAGCAGCCGCGAGCTGCACGAAAAGGGACTGTACGTCGAGCTGGGCGCCTACAAGCGCCACGTGTTCCTCGACTGGCGGGAGGTCAAGGACAACGAGTGGCACCACTATGCCCATCTGGCGGCCTATCTCGATGGCCGCGGTGTGCCCAGCATCGACGAGGCATTGAAGGAGACGTTCCTGCTGCCCATTCATCAGGCCTTTAAGGAGCTGGCTAACCCAACCAGTTTCCGCCGTCTTCGCCGGGCCCGTGTTTCCGGGACGGAGAAGCAGGTCGACAAGGCGCTGATCGCAGACATCGAGCACAAGGTTCGCGAACTACTGCGTCAGGCCAGCCGGTTTGCCGGAGTGGCGGACGATTCGGCGGCCCTGGCCGGTGAGATGAGCCGCGAGCTGCAGACGATACTGCGCCTGAGTGCGGCCGACAGCAAGCCAACACCCAGAGGGCAACGGACCTGGGAGCGCGATGTTCTGCTGCGCCTGGACGGGGAGTGGGAGTGGTATTGTCTGCTCGGCTGGTGGTGCGTGCACTCGCTGGGCAAGATCGTCACGCGCGAGGGTTATGAGGCGCAGAGCCGGAGCTGGCTGGATGAGTGGCTGCTGGGCAAGGTGCTCGGCGGCGTGCTCCAGGATCTGGGGCTGGAGGAAAAGCTGGCCTGGCGCGGCGTAGCGGTGATCAAACTGGCTACCAGCCACCAGCGTCTGCTCGTGTCGGGAGAGCCGGATTCACCGGCCCCGTCTGCGCGGGGCGGTTCGGCCCGCGGCTATCAGGTGCTGACCGAGCTGCTGAAGGACGATGAAGTGCAGCAGTTCCTCGGCGTGAACCGCTATCGCGACGTGCTCTGGTTCAATAAAGAGGCTTTTGAGGATCTGCTGTGGTGGCTGCTGCTGGCGGCGGTTGTTGACCTCCGCTCGCGGACAGATGCCCCTGGTGGCCAGTTGGCACTGGGGCACGCTCATGCCGCGGTCGCGCGGCTCCTGGCCGAAGCGGAAGCGTCTGGCTACCAGTTGGAGGAGCTGCTGCGCCGGCTGCAGTCAGAAGAGCCGCGGGCAGCGAGACGGTCGGCCAGGCCCTGA
- a CDS encoding putative ABC transporter ATP-binding protein, translating into MLREPVEKREFTVANEYPYNHAGTVRWIASHLLRYPLFPLVALAGAILNNTFYSSLQVFVGRAFDVITTPGWTSAALLAVGLTVLGAGVGQGLTGLLRNYSMEFLAQLVERDAREELYVSLLGKDQTFHGRQRVGDIMARATNDVHMINLMFSPGLMLILDSLLGTILPIVLMARINTRLLLVPSIYLVFFAITVIDHNRRLKPVTIAMRDQFGVMNAGLEEAIAGIEVVKANVQEQYEWAKFTQDARSYRDSFVRSGEIEAFYLPPLVHTIAAAAALLHALQLWQVGVLTLGQVVSFFGLMRALSFVTFISIFSFNLVQMGLASADRVLDIIKARSEMDENKQGTARAVDGEVLFEDVSFGYGEQPILKHISFAAHAGETVAIVGETGSGKTTLTRLINRIFDADCGRVLVDGIDVRDWSLASLRSQISTIEQDIFLFSRTVRDNIAFGRASASQDQVELAAAQAQADEFIARLPQQYDTLLGERGVNLSGGQRQRLAIARAFLTNPRILILDDSTSAIDSATEDLIQRAMWRISRQRTTFLITHRLSQIRWADRILVLRHGELVDQGTHEELMARSEAYRRIFARYESGNGERGH; encoded by the coding sequence ATGCTCCGAGAGCCTGTGGAAAAACGCGAGTTTACTGTCGCAAACGAATACCCCTACAACCACGCTGGCACTGTCCGCTGGATTGCCTCGCATCTCCTCCGCTACCCGCTCTTCCCGCTCGTCGCCCTGGCCGGGGCCATTCTGAACAACACCTTTTACAGTTCGCTCCAGGTTTTTGTCGGGCGCGCCTTTGACGTCATTACGACCCCCGGCTGGACCAGCGCAGCGCTTCTGGCAGTCGGTCTGACTGTCCTGGGTGCAGGGGTGGGGCAGGGGCTGACCGGCCTGCTGCGCAACTATTCTATGGAGTTCCTGGCACAACTGGTCGAGCGCGATGCGCGCGAAGAGCTCTACGTCAGCCTGCTGGGCAAAGACCAAACGTTTCACGGCCGGCAGCGTGTTGGCGATATCATGGCCCGCGCGACCAACGATGTCCATATGATCAACCTGATGTTCAGTCCGGGCCTGATGCTGATCCTGGACTCGCTTCTCGGAACGATCCTGCCCATTGTTCTGATGGCCAGGATCAACACTCGTCTGCTGCTGGTACCATCCATCTATCTGGTGTTCTTTGCCATTACCGTCATCGACCACAATCGACGACTCAAGCCGGTGACCATCGCCATGCGCGACCAGTTCGGCGTAATGAACGCCGGGCTGGAAGAAGCTATCGCTGGCATCGAGGTAGTCAAGGCCAATGTCCAGGAACAGTACGAGTGGGCCAAGTTCACCCAGGATGCCCGCTCTTACAGAGACTCTTTTGTCCGCAGCGGAGAAATCGAGGCCTTTTACCTTCCTCCGCTGGTGCACACCATCGCTGCCGCAGCGGCCCTCCTCCACGCCCTGCAGCTCTGGCAGGTCGGGGTGCTTACCCTTGGTCAGGTGGTCAGCTTCTTTGGCCTGATGCGCGCGCTGAGCTTTGTCACCTTCATTTCCATCTTTTCCTTCAACCTGGTACAGATGGGCCTCGCCTCTGCCGACCGAGTGCTGGACATCATCAAGGCCAGGTCCGAGATGGACGAGAACAAGCAGGGCACGGCCCGTGCCGTTGACGGAGAGGTGCTCTTTGAGGATGTCAGCTTTGGCTATGGTGAGCAGCCGATCCTCAAGCACATCTCGTTCGCTGCGCACGCCGGGGAGACGGTAGCCATCGTCGGCGAAACCGGCTCGGGCAAGACGACGCTGACCCGCCTGATCAACCGCATCTTTGATGCTGACTGCGGCCGCGTGCTCGTGGATGGAATTGACGTGCGGGACTGGAGCCTGGCCTCGCTGCGCTCGCAGATCTCAACCATCGAACAGGATATCTTCTTGTTCTCCCGCACCGTGCGCGACAACATCGCCTTCGGCCGGGCCAGTGCCAGCCAGGACCAGGTAGAACTGGCCGCGGCGCAAGCCCAGGCCGACGAGTTCATCGCCCGACTGCCCCAGCAGTACGACACCCTCCTTGGCGAGAGGGGCGTCAACCTGTCCGGTGGTCAGAGGCAGAGGCTGGCCATTGCCCGCGCCTTCCTCACCAACCCGCGCATCCTCATCCTGGACGACAGCACCAGCGCCATCGACAGTGCCACCGAGGACCTCATTCAGCGTGCAATGTGGCGCATCAGCCGCCAGCGCACAACCTTCCTCATCACGCACCGCTTGAGCCAGATCCGCTGGGCCGACCGAATCCTGGTGCTGCGCCATGGCGAGCTCGTGGATCAGGGAACCCACGAGGAGCTGATGGCCCGCTCTGAGGCCTACCGCCGCATCTTTGCCCGCTACGAGTCGGGCAACGGGGAGCGAGGACACTGA
- a CDS encoding Polyphosphate kinase 2 (PPK2), giving the protein MYGQRRKALQSVLQSMDIAGKDGTIKRVVGAFNPQGVQVHGFKVPSADELARD; this is encoded by the coding sequence ATGTATGGCCAGAGGAGGAAGGCCCTGCAGAGCGTTCTTCAGAGTATGGACATAGCCGGGAAGGACGGGACGATCAAACGGGTAGTTGGTGCGTTCAACCCGCAGGGTGTTCAAGTACACGGGTTCAAGGTGCCGAGTGCCGACGAGCTGGCTCGCGACTAG
- a CDS encoding DegV domain-containing protein, translated as MADVGLLLDSTTTLPSGLGAEHGITMIPVPIYAGGREYRDGIDIDEEGFLRLLEGSKDRPSTAVPGPGEFVSWYRQVLRDHLCVVYPIASRRLSGLFNAAVQAGLSVPGAAVVAIDPAEGEVDGVVAVHTDAADLKRELARVAALPPPVVVVQNTDSVAGGVGLIVMRACEAIASGAALDKVLAEMIASKRTLQLHFVLPTLDYVVDRVGHLRAFFGTVLDIKPVMALENGLVEDVARVRGWAKAKRKMLELAAQSVHGRQVDLSILHSLAPDEAQQLLEDARASFNVRRSWLTGIGCTVSRYTGRGGLGIATSEV; from the coding sequence ATGGCAGACGTAGGCTTGCTACTCGATTCGACTACAACGCTGCCTTCTGGCCTGGGCGCAGAACATGGGATCACCATGATCCCGGTGCCCATCTATGCTGGAGGCAGAGAGTACCGGGACGGAATCGACATCGATGAGGAGGGTTTCCTGCGGCTGCTGGAGGGATCGAAGGACAGACCTTCAACGGCCGTGCCCGGGCCAGGAGAGTTTGTTTCCTGGTATCGGCAGGTGCTGCGCGATCACCTCTGTGTGGTCTATCCCATCGCCAGCAGGCGCCTGTCTGGCCTGTTCAACGCCGCGGTGCAGGCGGGCCTGAGCGTACCGGGAGCTGCGGTGGTCGCCATTGATCCGGCTGAGGGCGAGGTGGATGGGGTGGTGGCGGTTCATACTGATGCCGCGGATCTGAAACGGGAGTTGGCCAGGGTGGCTGCTCTTCCGCCGCCGGTGGTGGTTGTGCAAAACACCGACTCGGTGGCCGGAGGAGTAGGGCTGATTGTGATGCGCGCCTGCGAAGCCATCGCGTCGGGAGCTGCTCTGGACAAGGTCCTGGCAGAGATGATCGCCAGCAAGAGAACCCTGCAATTGCACTTTGTTCTCCCCACTCTGGACTATGTTGTGGACCGGGTTGGCCACCTGCGGGCGTTTTTCGGCACTGTGCTCGACATCAAGCCGGTGATGGCTCTGGAGAACGGCCTGGTTGAGGACGTGGCCAGGGTGCGCGGGTGGGCCAAGGCCAAGCGAAAGATGTTGGAACTGGCGGCTCAAAGCGTGCATGGCAGACAGGTCGACCTGTCGATCCTCCATTCACTGGCTCCCGACGAAGCCCAGCAGTTGCTGGAGGACGCCAGGGCCAGCTTCAACGTGCGTCGCTCCTGGCTGACGGGCATCGGCTGCACAGTGAGTCGCTATACTGGCCGGGGGGGACTGGGGATCGCTACTTCGGAAGTCTGA
- a CDS encoding putative ABC transporter ATP-binding protein, which produces MGFVLDGLETEAYDRTYRDRDLLRRIAAYLRPHTRRMVLVSLALALNTATTAAGPILVSRTVDTLLVAPSTRAIVVLTVSLVALGIAGWALNFVRQWYTARVVGDVVLKLRQDVFSATVLHDLSFFDEHPSGKIVSRITSDTQDFSTVVTLTIDLASQVLQVLVLTLWLVKIEPRLALLLMGMTPISAVIALSFRRVARRVTLHAKQVTAKINADIQESISGIMVAKSFRQEQAIFDAFHERNQEAYRVGLRRGLTLNTIFPILGISSGIATSLLVYIGGLATRGGISPGDWLLFMQTVGFYWWPIMSISSFWSQFQDGLSAAERVFALVDAEPKVIQSDRQLVGALEGQIDFHQLRLSYTGRELVLPGLSLHIRPRETVALVGHTGAGKSSLARLLARFYEFQDGSLLIDGRDIRTLDLHEYRQRVGLVPQEPFLFSGSIRDNIRYGCAGATDEQVLQAATRIGGGDWLSALPDGLDTDVGERGASLSTGQRQLVALSRVLLKDPPILILDEATASVDPFTEAQIQEGLAEVMKDRTAVVIAHRLSTVRNVDRIIVLRHGEIIEEGNHETLLAARGHYAELYNTYFRHQSIEYMKQARHLAEPGSEGQSARSDTVATRP; this is translated from the coding sequence ATGGGCTTTGTGCTCGACGGCCTCGAGACGGAGGCCTACGACCGCACCTACCGTGACCGCGACCTGCTGCGGCGCATTGCCGCCTACCTCAGGCCCCACACGCGCAGAATGGTGCTCGTCTCCCTGGCACTGGCCCTGAACACTGCCACCACCGCCGCCGGTCCCATCCTGGTATCACGAACTGTCGATACGCTGCTGGTCGCGCCGAGCACCAGGGCGATTGTCGTCCTCACAGTCAGTCTTGTCGCCCTTGGTATCGCTGGATGGGCGCTCAACTTTGTGCGCCAGTGGTACACGGCGCGCGTCGTCGGCGATGTGGTGCTCAAGCTGCGTCAGGACGTCTTTAGTGCCACCGTATTGCACGACCTTTCCTTCTTTGACGAGCATCCCTCGGGCAAGATCGTCAGCCGGATCACCTCGGACACGCAGGACTTTTCCACGGTGGTTACCCTCACGATCGACCTGGCCAGCCAGGTGCTGCAGGTCCTGGTGCTGACGCTCTGGCTGGTCAAGATCGAACCGCGTCTGGCCTTGCTGCTGATGGGCATGACACCGATTTCGGCTGTCATTGCCCTCAGCTTTCGTCGCGTCGCGCGACGCGTTACCCTGCACGCCAAGCAGGTGACAGCCAAGATCAATGCCGACATCCAGGAGAGCATCAGCGGCATTATGGTGGCCAAGAGCTTTAGGCAGGAACAGGCCATCTTCGATGCGTTCCACGAACGCAATCAGGAGGCCTACCGCGTCGGCCTGCGGCGCGGCTTGACCCTCAACACGATCTTTCCCATTCTGGGCATCTCGTCTGGCATCGCCACCTCGCTCCTGGTCTACATTGGCGGTCTGGCCACACGCGGGGGGATCAGCCCTGGCGACTGGCTGCTCTTCATGCAGACGGTAGGCTTTTACTGGTGGCCCATTATGAGTATCTCGTCCTTCTGGAGCCAGTTTCAGGATGGCCTGTCGGCCGCTGAGCGGGTGTTTGCCCTGGTCGATGCCGAACCCAAGGTCATCCAGTCCGACCGCCAACTGGTGGGCGCGCTGGAGGGTCAAATCGACTTCCATCAACTGCGCCTGAGCTATACCGGGCGTGAGCTGGTTCTGCCCGGCCTGAGCCTGCACATTCGCCCTCGGGAGACCGTCGCTCTGGTGGGGCATACCGGCGCTGGCAAATCGAGCCTGGCGCGGCTCCTCGCCAGGTTCTACGAGTTCCAGGACGGCTCACTGCTGATTGACGGCCGCGACATTAGAACGCTCGACCTGCATGAGTACCGCCAGCGGGTGGGTCTGGTACCGCAGGAGCCTTTCCTGTTCTCCGGCAGCATCAGGGACAACATCCGCTACGGCTGTGCAGGGGCTACGGACGAGCAGGTGTTGCAGGCTGCAACCCGCATCGGTGGCGGAGACTGGCTGAGCGCCCTGCCCGATGGCCTGGATACGGACGTCGGTGAGAGGGGGGCATCACTATCTACCGGGCAGAGGCAGTTGGTGGCCCTGTCTCGGGTCCTGCTTAAGGATCCGCCTATCTTGATCCTGGACGAGGCGACAGCCAGCGTGGACCCGTTCACCGAGGCCCAGATTCAAGAGGGGCTGGCTGAGGTCATGAAAGACCGCACTGCCGTCGTGATTGCTCACCGGCTCTCCACCGTGCGCAACGTAGACCGCATCATCGTTCTGCGCCACGGCGAGATCATCGAAGAGGGCAACCATGAGACGCTGCTGGCAGCCCGCGGCCACTACGCCGAGCTGTACAACACCTACTTCCGCCACCAGTCCATCGAGTACATGAAGCAGGCGCGCCATCTCGCCGAGCCTGGATCTGAGGGTCAGTCAGCCCGCTCGGACACCGTGGCGACGCGCCCCTAG